The following DNA comes from Triticum aestivum cultivar Chinese Spring chromosome 3D, IWGSC CS RefSeq v2.1, whole genome shotgun sequence.
GCTGTGGGATGGAGCCAGCGTTGTCGCACCGCGGAACGCCCGATCCTGCTGACGAGGAGGAAGACGGATCGGAGACGGATCTTGACGAGGACGACCCCATGACCGGCGAGTCCGGCGCACCCCATTGCCACAGAGCAGGTGAATCTTCAGTATGCGGCAGGACGTTCTACCAGTTCAAGATTTGACAACTAGATAGATGATCCCCAGTTTTCTCCTGAAACATGCTTTCCCAGCGAATTTTGTATCCACCACCAGGGGAGGGGATAGGTTTAAGTAGGGGGGAAATCCCATGGTTCTGCCTGCAATTTACTCTTCGTTCTTGGTATGCACATCGGATTAGGTACATATATAGGCATTTCGGTTTGTCAAATTGTTGTACTTCTTGGCGTACAAACAAATCGTTCAGCAACTTGATCAAATTGTACATTAGCAGTTTTCTCAATCGCAAATAAATTGTACAACAATGTAGCAGTTTTCTTCGATCAGAACAGAGCATTGCATTGACAGTAGCCAATATAAAGTTTTTGGCAATTGGATAATTGCAACAGAGCATAATACGTAGTGCAACACTTGAATATACATATGAAATAATACGGGTGGAAAGCTTGCATTCAGGAAGTGCAGAGCTTCCTCACATAAGCTTCCAAGTGAAAATACGTCAACCATAATTGCGATACCTCAGCAGATCACATTACAGACATTTGACAAACAGGTCTAAGAAACACGTGTAACTACACTAACATTTGGGATATTTGAGGTACTTGACATGAATAATTTAGACCATCGACATCATCGCAACTTAGCTCGGTTCATTTTCTTTACTCCGGAAGAAGGTCAATCTTATTTGTTCTGACCTGTCTGCTCTAGGGATCTTGGAGCTGCAGGCAGATGGACACATCTCAGTTCAGAGCATGTTTGTAATCCAAAGTTTTACCTAGTAATGATATAATCTACACAAATCTACACAAACCTAATGTTCAGGTATAAAGGTTAAATAGTCAATGTGTTGGTAGCTGATGGCGAAAGTACATTATAAGTTGAAGTTTCAGGTTCCAACATATCCCAGCTATTGGTTTCTATCAGCCAACAGTTTATTATTATCATATCAGCCAAGGTTTCTGTCACTTATGGAGTTATGGTAGCCAAGAGAAACTATTTTCTGCATACAAGTGTTTTACCAGCTAATATTTTAATTTAGGTTCCACTATCATCAATCACTatacatttttatttttatgtgCACAGGGTTGACACTAGTGGAAATAAATCATATGGAACACAATGGGAAACACAAATACAAGTACTGTTCCATATGGTAAAAACTATGCAACACAATGGAAACACAAATATAAGCACTGTTCCACATGGTAAAAACTGCAAATACCTATTCCAGCTGCATCAGATCCTCTCATGATTTTCAGTTTCCTGCATATTGTGGTAAACAAACTGCAAGGAAGAATTTAAGGTCAGGAATTATTGGAATTGTTAGAACTTGACCTCCGTAGCCAATACATGTATGAAAGCTAAGGCAATATGACACGCAAATCAATTTCGAAAATTCACCAACAACACCTAAGTAGATTCCAGTAGCCAATTAAACATCAAGGCCACATGCATGATTTTTCACTAAAAGAAGGTAAAGGGGTCGGCGCATATAAATTTTATATCTCCAAACTACCTATTCAAAGATGAGAATAAAAGTTCATGAATCCTAAATTAACATTTTTATATTAGCAGCGTATTAATAAATCTAAGTTTCTATCCAGTGCTTATAGGCCAGTGAAGATCCATGTGAAATTATTGCCTCAAATGTTTGCAAATGGCTAGATAATCCGGATTGTTAATTTGGCAACAATAGGCCTCGTACTCGAGGTTTCAGAGAGAAACAGCAACCGAGATTGAGCATGATAGATATAGCCCAATTGTGAGGCCAGCCTGGCAGATTCGNNNNNNNNNNNNNNNNNNNNNNNNNNNNNNNNNNNNNNNNNNNNNNNNNNNNNNNNNNNNNNNNNNNNNNNNNNNNNNNNNNNNNNNNNNNNNNNNNNNNNNNNNNNNNNNNNNNNNNNNNNNNNNNNNNNNNNNNNNNNNNNNNNNNNNNNNNNNNNNNNNNNNNNNNNNNNNNNNNNNNNNNNNNNNNNNNNNNNNNNNNNNNNNNNNNNNNNNNNNNNNNTAACAAGCTTGTTCTTCTATAAGTTATCCAGTATCTACGGTTACAGTCTTCTTTTCCTCGAGGATGGGTACAATTTTCTTTGGGGAGGCAAGACGTGTAGATGGAGAAAAACGGTGGAGCCCTAATATCTGCCAAATGGTGAATGACATCATGTTCATAGTATTTTCATAATGAGCCTCAGACCAACCTAACAACAAAAGAATCTTAAgtagtcccaaaataagtgtcttaactttgtacatGGATGTGGCCTTGATGTTAAATTGGCTACTGGAATCTACTTAAGTGTTGTTGTTGGTTTCGATTAaagttgagatacttattttgggatggagggagtagttccaTCTGCAATAGGGATTAAAGTTCGACGAGATTTGTATTTAAGACAATCAAAGATATTCTGGGATTACTCCTTGAACTGGCGTCCACAGTAAATAGGAGTATAGCAATTAAAGCAACTTACTCCCATGGAAGATCACCGACAAGCATCCAGTCAGCGTCTTTGTCTTCGTATGTAAGGACATACTCTTGATCTTGGAGGGAATCAACATTTGAACGATTAGTGAGCCTGTCCTTGGTTGATGGTTTGCGCAGCGAGCTTTGACCTTTACAATCAGAGGTGGATGTTATTACTAGTAATTTTACCCTTCCAACGTCCAGGCTTTAGCAAGTTGGCAAAGATGGAAACTACTACTAGTAGAACTGAACACCTAGGCAATACCACTGGATCCATTCAAACGCAAAGATGgaaagtactactactagtagaactGAACACTAACCAGTGATGAAGCAGCTGAACATCTTCTGAAGTGCCATGGAGAGATCCTCGTAGCTGGAATACATCTTGAGGTCGACCTTCCTGAGGTACGGGGCACCATCCATGCTCACCTTGACATAGTGAGGCGCGCCGTCGTCtgcccccttggccttggaggcgCTCGCCGCGAGCGTGTTCTTCCGGTAGTTGCGCACGGGCGGCCATCCCACGACCTGCGCCCTGGGCAAGAGAAGGCCCTGTCGATCAGCAGCGGCCAACCAACAGCGTACATCCAATTTCAGAGGCGAACCGAATCGAATCGAATCTTACTTGGCGGCCGGCGGGGCAGCGGAGGGCGGCTTGTCCTCGGCCCTGGCGGCGGCGGAGCACCCGCGGTGGGGGGAGGCGTCGGGGAAGGCGCGCTTGGAGGCGGCCTTGTGGGGGGCGGGACCGAGGGTGAGCGCCGGCGCGACGTCGTCCGCGGGGCCGTCGCGGTCGCGGTCGGGGGACTCGGATCCCGGGAGGCCGAGGCGGAGCGTGAGGCGGGGCCCGGCCTCGGCGGCGGGGCTgggcgaggaggagcaggaggaggaggagggggtgggggcggAGAGGCCGATGTAGTCGTGCGGCTCGAGGGGCGGCGACATTGGagcgggtggggtggggtgggggagcgGAGGTGGGGGGAGGAGAGGTTCCCTTCTCTATGCTTTGGAGGGAGGCGAGTGGGGTGGGGAGTGGGAGACGACTTGTTAATAAAAGTGGCCGACCGGGAGGATTTATTTTGCCCGGGCGTTTCCTTTCTTTATGCGTGGCCCTTGTCCGCTTGTCCTCTTGTCTGCTGCCGCTTGTGCGCTCTGGCAGTCGCCTCTGCCTGCCTTGTTTGTGTGCGTCTCGACGAGTAGAGTACAGTTCGACCATTGTTCGGAGCAACAAGTCAAAGCAAGAGGTACTACTGTAATTTTATTTTCGTTTATAGTTGGGTACTGCTGTAGTTAATAGTTTAATTCTCTTTGTTATTGTAAATTTCGGGCATTGGATGGCGCTGCTTGATAACTGCCTCAACATCGACTAGGCCCGTCCGGCGTCCGCACCACTGGGTGTCACAACTCACAAGGGACTTGTCTG
Coding sequences within:
- the LOC123078993 gene encoding auxin-responsive protein IAA5, whose amino-acid sequence is MSPPLEPHDYIGLSAPTPSSSSCSSSPSPAAEAGPRLTLRLGLPGSESPDRDRDGPADDVAPALTLGPAPHKAASKRAFPDASPHRGCSAAARAEDKPPSAAPPAAKAQVVGWPPVRNYRKNTLAASASKAKGADDGAPHYVKVSMDGAPYLRKVDLKMYSSYEDLSMALQKMFSCFITGQSSLRKPSTKDRLTNRSNVDSLQDQEYVLTYEDKDADWMLVGDLPWDLFTTICRKLKIMRGSDAAGIAPRSLEQTGQNK